Proteins encoded together in one Pantoea sp. CCBC3-3-1 window:
- a CDS encoding DcrB-related protein, with translation MSNDKKTYLIYEGSFLTPDPAYDQSINILRFRDPDEKEYSILVNRAFMTAGQTLEEFGKAQMNFLENTLPGYHNEGEMLKNTLGPAKLPVIQIANRFYQGGHLVKQVQSFVALPYHPVINPARVNLIIFTLAVQDEFNEFQRKHYVQVINSFNPETLPADEKM, from the coding sequence ATGAGCAACGATAAAAAAACCTATCTTATTTACGAAGGGAGTTTTTTGACTCCCGATCCCGCTTACGATCAAAGCATCAATATCCTGCGTTTCCGCGATCCGGATGAAAAAGAATACTCTATTTTGGTTAACCGCGCGTTTATGACCGCAGGACAAACGCTGGAAGAGTTTGGTAAAGCCCAGATGAATTTCCTGGAAAATACGCTACCGGGCTACCATAACGAAGGAGAAATGTTAAAAAACACCTTGGGACCGGCCAAATTGCCTGTGATACAAATAGCAAATCGTTTCTACCAGGGTGGGCATCTTGTTAAGCAGGTGCAATCTTTTGTTGCGCTCCCTTATCATCCTGTTATCAATCCCGCAAGAGTAAACCTCATTATATTCACGCTTGCGGTGCAGGACGAATTTAATGAGTTTCAACGCAAGCATTATGTACAGGTAATCAATAGTTTTAACCCGGAAACGCTTCCAGCCGACGAAAAAATGTAG
- a CDS encoding TonB-dependent siderophore receptor: MTVAYKTFLPGVVLVMAQQVSAGQEKTLTVEAPSANAEAAAVDKQATLGNLGKQEIRNTPWSVQVVSPSLMKRQQLKSISDIYRYMPSVQGDGARPQTRGMQGSVVQNSMIDGLNVVSTTDYAAEQFDHIEVLNGLGGSLYGPANPAGLFNFVAKRPTDIAQHSLTFGAGTGLSHLVAGDFSGPLDDNDRLRYRANFLDDEGSGYVSGSKKRRQLASLALDITLTDKTVLETNFSYYHFYDKGLPGKFALGSGLSFPAAPNPKTAHLGQAYAGDDNHTLTAGLHLKHDFDGNWQGEIGVLRQIADRESTAVTNTFTDRDGQYKTTTSSATASRFTINSYMANLNGEVDTGWLHHQVSTGIRGFVWKNYNPLNGATSTLGSASLDNPQSYAEPDYPDFTHRYHSASATQQALLLSDTLTFSPQWSLLLAGSESFLTSANYAKTGSRTSDSSDQGFSGSASLMYKPVDPLTLYVTYADSLQQGDTAPTGANNAGAILSPYRSKQVEVGSKLAVDKVLLTAALFQIDRPFAYTTASGDYAVDGNQRNRGLELMADGDVTANLHLYGGMTWLDPRLRDTASASTQDKQIVGLARYTASLFAAYDLPFMSGTDVHGGMHYVGRRSTDNANDSWTGSYATFDLGSSYQTRLFNTDTTFRVDMTNLTNRHYWTNIVPGGLNGYSGAGYASAQLGEPRMVQVSMQLNF; this comes from the coding sequence ATGACAGTGGCATATAAAACCTTTTTGCCTGGCGTAGTGCTGGTCATGGCACAGCAAGTTTCAGCAGGCCAGGAAAAAACATTAACCGTGGAGGCTCCCTCTGCGAATGCCGAGGCAGCCGCGGTGGATAAACAGGCGACGCTCGGCAATCTGGGCAAGCAGGAAATCCGCAACACGCCCTGGTCCGTACAGGTGGTTTCACCCAGCCTGATGAAGCGTCAACAGCTTAAAAGCATCAGCGACATTTACCGCTATATGCCCTCGGTACAGGGTGATGGCGCCCGACCTCAGACGCGGGGTATGCAAGGCAGCGTTGTCCAAAACTCAATGATCGATGGGCTTAACGTCGTTTCCACCACCGATTATGCCGCCGAACAGTTCGACCATATCGAAGTCCTCAATGGCCTGGGCGGCTCGCTGTACGGCCCGGCCAATCCGGCAGGCCTGTTTAACTTTGTCGCCAAACGGCCAACGGATATTGCTCAACACAGCCTGACGTTTGGCGCAGGTACCGGCCTTAGCCATCTGGTTGCCGGGGACTTCAGTGGCCCGTTAGATGATAACGATCGCCTGCGTTATCGCGCCAATTTCCTTGATGATGAAGGTAGCGGCTATGTCAGCGGCAGTAAAAAGCGTCGTCAGCTGGCAAGCCTGGCGCTGGATATCACCCTCACGGATAAAACCGTGCTGGAAACCAATTTTAGCTATTACCATTTTTATGATAAAGGCCTGCCCGGAAAATTTGCGTTGGGCAGTGGACTCTCTTTCCCGGCAGCGCCAAATCCAAAAACCGCGCACCTCGGTCAGGCCTATGCCGGTGATGATAACCATACGCTGACCGCAGGCTTACATCTGAAACATGATTTTGACGGCAACTGGCAGGGCGAAATAGGTGTACTACGCCAGATTGCAGATCGGGAATCGACCGCGGTCACCAACACCTTCACCGACCGTGACGGACAGTATAAAACGACCACCTCTTCCGCAACTGCCAGCCGTTTTACCATTAACAGCTATATGGCGAATCTGAACGGAGAAGTCGATACCGGCTGGCTGCATCATCAGGTTTCTACCGGGATCCGCGGCTTCGTCTGGAAAAATTACAATCCGTTAAATGGCGCAACGTCGACGCTGGGCAGCGCTTCGCTCGACAATCCTCAATCTTATGCCGAGCCGGATTATCCGGATTTCACCCATCGCTATCATTCGGCAAGCGCCACCCAACAGGCCCTGTTGCTCAGCGATACGCTCACCTTTTCGCCGCAATGGAGCCTGCTGCTGGCTGGAAGTGAAAGCTTTCTGACGTCCGCTAATTATGCAAAAACAGGCAGCCGTACCAGTGACTCCAGCGACCAGGGCTTTAGCGGTTCTGCCAGCCTGATGTATAAGCCCGTTGACCCGCTCACGCTGTATGTCACTTATGCCGACAGCCTGCAACAGGGTGATACCGCACCCACCGGCGCCAACAACGCAGGTGCGATTCTGTCGCCTTATCGCAGCAAGCAGGTGGAAGTGGGCAGCAAGCTGGCGGTAGATAAAGTCCTGCTGACCGCTGCGCTATTTCAAATTGACCGGCCTTTCGCCTACACCACAGCCAGCGGCGACTATGCCGTCGACGGCAACCAGCGCAACCGCGGGCTGGAGCTGATGGCGGATGGCGACGTCACGGCTAATTTGCATCTGTATGGCGGCATGACCTGGCTCGATCCCCGTCTGCGCGATACCGCCAGCGCCAGCACTCAGGACAAGCAAATCGTTGGCCTGGCCCGCTATACCGCCAGTCTGTTTGCCGCTTACGATCTGCCGTTTATGAGTGGGACAGACGTGCATGGCGGTATGCACTATGTTGGCCGTCGCAGTACGGATAACGCCAACGACAGCTGGACAGGCAGCTATGCTACTTTTGATCTCGGCAGCAGTTATCAGACCCGGCTGTTTAATACTGACACCACCTTCCGCGTGGATATGACCAACCTGACCAATCGCCATTACTGGACCAATATTGTGCCTGGCGGCCTGAATGGTTACAGCGGCGCCGGCTATGCCAGCGCACAGCTGGGCGAACCTCGCATGGTGCAAGTCTCTATGCAGCTGAATTTTTGA
- a CDS encoding helix-turn-helix transcriptional regulator: MLKILIVSDDVYFMKGLESLIFEVNGGLIKKRINFVMSRKYVASNDANIIFRGCLASVRMKKKECLWPSEMSASNNMTLHIPFSCHDDNLQGIMGKIKKLLLIASMDHSGSAAREKYKSIGLKDFMQLSTTESKVMLLIGEGHNTELISKMLNRSEKTINTHYRNASRKLGMVNRIEFYRCASFIANSGSKNWSIICL; encoded by the coding sequence ATGCTTAAAATTCTTATTGTTAGCGATGATGTTTATTTTATGAAGGGGCTTGAATCGCTCATTTTTGAAGTCAATGGCGGTTTAATAAAAAAACGCATTAATTTTGTTATGTCGAGAAAATATGTTGCGTCAAATGATGCGAATATTATTTTCAGAGGCTGTCTGGCTAGTGTCCGGATGAAGAAAAAAGAATGCCTGTGGCCATCTGAAATGTCCGCCAGCAATAATATGACATTGCATATTCCTTTTTCCTGCCATGATGATAATTTACAGGGGATTATGGGTAAAATAAAAAAGCTCCTGCTTATCGCCAGCATGGACCACTCAGGCAGTGCCGCGCGAGAGAAATATAAGAGTATTGGGCTGAAGGATTTTATGCAGCTTTCAACAACTGAAAGTAAAGTTATGCTGTTAATCGGGGAAGGCCACAATACAGAACTTATCTCAAAAATGCTTAATCGTTCGGAAAAAACAATTAACACGCATTACCGTAATGCCAGCAGGAAACTGGGTATGGTCAACCGCATCGAATTCTATCGCTGCGCCTCTTTCATTGCCAACAGCGGAAGTAAAAACTGGAGTATTATTTGCCTGTAG
- a CDS encoding OmpA family protein produces the protein MKSETLFNRIVCVDTLLTFDGVIPSLAGLQLRLVQLIETFSKALLAEEGEEAQIDELCQILCCYLDQHISHCLAVHETDWQRYLLDRHFYGYDRATAPLSEQFENLLTSSKGKIFNYAHRLLILIPHGLIDDIKIEKLRIRYAVAPAAKQMLPAVTNVIIIGPWAKKWFPNPQTAEKICWKVAAEKDELAKCLEQLRSSDNAAEIVTFFPILPDGEENEALILSQIARWRFIAQKGEKLPCILGLYARLSQDRADGHTEQSRWTQARGADPEKAFSRLTSILGQQCHQNVHALHRYVMTDMLLCWLWESGIVRSLESLFSTSSLTLDIVLLADYSDGFTRHGAWANWIGDKFHLYPGLSRTLTMPPLPAFQAQPSPAVPVPLPTPLPALTRLPAPPFIPVSSPQAAEKKRPRGCLALVWLLTVAIVVAGWFLSQHREFRYRLEMTAGQVPPHQARGTVTVFTQGSAVLLPENDKALSELLPVVMKGQSRFLIVGHSDNTGSYRLNQTISEKRAEAVRDWLVNHTHLPASRFIIKGEGDTNPVASNDTAEGQRQNRRVELIPLADHHFIETSKGL, from the coding sequence GTGAAAAGCGAAACGCTGTTTAATCGCATAGTTTGCGTCGACACTTTACTCACTTTTGATGGGGTGATCCCTTCCCTCGCGGGGTTGCAACTCAGGCTGGTGCAGCTTATTGAAACGTTCAGTAAAGCCCTGCTCGCTGAGGAAGGTGAAGAGGCGCAGATTGACGAATTATGTCAAATTCTCTGCTGTTATCTTGACCAGCATATCAGTCACTGCCTTGCCGTTCACGAAACTGACTGGCAGCGCTATCTTCTTGATCGCCATTTTTACGGTTACGATCGGGCGACAGCACCGCTAAGCGAACAATTTGAAAACCTGCTCACCAGCAGCAAGGGCAAGATTTTCAATTATGCTCATCGCTTACTTATTCTCATTCCTCACGGCCTGATCGATGACATAAAAATAGAAAAGCTACGCATACGCTATGCCGTCGCACCGGCTGCGAAGCAGATGCTGCCGGCCGTCACTAATGTCATTATTATTGGCCCCTGGGCGAAAAAATGGTTTCCGAATCCACAAACAGCGGAGAAGATCTGCTGGAAAGTAGCAGCGGAAAAAGACGAACTGGCGAAATGTCTGGAGCAGTTGCGCAGTAGTGATAATGCCGCAGAAATCGTTACCTTTTTCCCCATCTTGCCGGATGGCGAAGAAAACGAGGCGCTGATCCTGTCGCAGATAGCCAGGTGGCGCTTCATTGCGCAAAAAGGTGAGAAACTGCCCTGTATCCTCGGCTTATATGCTCGTCTGAGCCAGGATCGTGCTGATGGCCACACCGAACAAAGCAGATGGACGCAGGCCCGTGGAGCCGATCCGGAAAAAGCTTTTAGCCGTTTAACGTCCATACTTGGGCAGCAATGCCATCAAAATGTTCACGCGCTGCATCGCTATGTTATGACAGATATGTTGCTCTGCTGGCTTTGGGAGTCGGGGATCGTGCGCTCGCTGGAATCGCTTTTTTCCACCTCCTCATTAACGCTGGATATAGTATTGCTTGCCGATTACAGCGATGGGTTTACGCGTCACGGTGCCTGGGCAAACTGGATAGGCGATAAATTTCACCTCTATCCGGGCCTTTCACGTACGTTAACAATGCCTCCGTTACCTGCTTTTCAGGCGCAGCCCTCTCCTGCGGTGCCAGTACCCCTGCCAACGCCGCTCCCCGCACTGACACGTTTGCCTGCACCTCCCTTCATTCCTGTATCCAGCCCCCAGGCGGCAGAAAAAAAGAGGCCACGAGGTTGCCTGGCCCTGGTCTGGTTGTTAACTGTCGCAATAGTCGTAGCGGGCTGGTTTTTAAGCCAGCACAGGGAGTTCAGGTACAGACTGGAGATGACGGCCGGGCAGGTGCCCCCACATCAGGCTCGTGGCACCGTAACCGTATTTACTCAGGGTAGCGCAGTGCTCTTGCCAGAAAATGATAAAGCGTTAAGCGAACTATTGCCGGTGGTGATGAAGGGACAAAGTCGCTTTTTGATCGTGGGCCATTCCGATAACACTGGCAGCTACCGATTAAATCAGACAATTTCAGAGAAAAGAGCAGAGGCGGTACGCGACTGGCTGGTAAATCATACGCACCTTCCCGCCAGCCGATTTATTATTAAAGGTGAAGGCGACACCAATCCTGTTGCCAGCAATGACACCGCCGAAGGACAACGGCAAAACAGGCGAGTGGAACTGATTCCGCTGGCTGACCATCATTTCATCGAAACGAGTAAGGGACTATGA